Genomic segment of Methanolobus mangrovi:
GAGGTAAATTAGGAGCCTGCCGTATTCTTCCGGGTCAAGAGCCCATTTTCCTGGTTCTTCGCCGCGTAAAGAGGGCAGAGCAGGATGGAACTTGAGAGTCCAGCCATTTTCCAGGTAAAAATTGAAAATATCCTCTCTGAATTTTTCGGAATGGGAAGTGAAAGTAGTAATAAACCTCACGGAAAGTCCATGTTCTTTTGCTATCCTGTAGCCACGCATGGTATTTTCGAAATATCCCTCTCCTCTCTGGAAATCATTAAGCTCTTTGGGGCCGTCAAGGCTGGAACCTATTGGAATGTTATATTCCGCAAAAATTTCAGCTATTTCATCGGTCATCTTCCAGAGGTTGGTCTGTATGGCAAAAGCCACTTTCTTTGGCTTTGATCCCTCAACAAGGATTGGTAAAGCCTCCCTGTAGAAATCTGCACCTGCTAGGAGAGGTTCCCCACCATGGAAAGTAAAGGTAACTGAATCCTCCCTGAAGTTTTTGAGCCATTCAACTACTTCTTTTATGGTCTCGATACTCATTACAGGGGATTTTTCATCGGAACTCCAGCAGTAATTACATTTCCCCGGACAGCCCAGAGTAGGAATAAGCATCACGTGAAAAGGCATATTTACAGCACGTTTTTGTTCAGTTCTAGCCATAGGGCACAAATTATGCACAATAGGTAATAAAAGCTTGGTTAGTAACTATAAATACTCACCTTAAAATTGTGGTGATTCTAAAAAAGAGTAAGTAGTAGGCATAAAGCCTACACTTGTTTTAAAATTACTTTGCTGGAATGATGAGTGATCTCTCACCAGCAGGCTCGAACTCTCTGAGAGCTCCTCTTGCGAACTCCTTCCTTGGCTTGGAGAAGTCGAATGGGAGGAGGTCGTCTGCGAAACAGACCTTGACGAGTGGGTTGACTGCGTATGCATCTCCACGCCCTGCGTGAGCAGCGGATGCAATAGCTGTGTAACCACCCTGGTGACCTACGTTCATTGCGTAGTTAGGGTAGTTTGGTCCACGGAGTTCAAGAGCAAGACCTTCGTCGGACTGGTATGAGAGTACGTTTGTAGCACCACACTGGTCCTGC
This window contains:
- a CDS encoding TIGR04083 family peptide-modifying radical SAM enzyme, which produces MARTEQKRAVNMPFHVMLIPTLGCPGKCNYCWSSDEKSPVMSIETIKEVVEWLKNFREDSVTFTFHGGEPLLAGADFYREALPILVEGSKPKKVAFAIQTNLWKMTDEIAEIFAEYNIPIGSSLDGPKELNDFQRGEGYFENTMRGYRIAKEHGLSVRFITTFTSHSEKFREDIFNFYLENGWTLKFHPALPSLRGEEPGKWALDPEEYGRLLIYLLDKYLENMDRIEVMNIDHLCKGVFGGRGAVCTFVDCMGDVLAIGPDGGIYPCYRFVGMPEYVMGNVCDKPGIEELSKSDAWKLMFDYKDYVDENCKDCKHIKYCRGGCPYNAITPTGGEIKDVDPHCISYKMILDEITERVNNEMFGGPSMEMDFFQNPMKPSKPGIMALMLKKI